The DNA window CCAGAACGATCCGCTGCGCAGGGGCCTGAAGGGTGATCTCGCGCCCGGTCATGTCGGTGACCGTGATCGGCTCGGCCCGGGCCCCGAGGGGCACCGCCACGATCAGCATGAGAAGAAGAAGCCGCAGCCCTTGCGGCATGGACAGAGGGGTCATGTCACACTCTTTCTTTGGGGAGTTACCACTGATAGGTCAGCGCGGCGCTGACGCGGCGCTCGAAGCCTTCGGTGCAGCTTCTGGCCGAACAGCCGGAATAGTATTCCTTGTCGAACAGGTTGCTGACACGCAGCTGGAGCCCAACGCCATCGAACCGCGGATCGCGGGCGCCGAAATCATAGCTCAGGGCAAGGTCGACCAGGGTGAAATCGGGCACGGTGATCGTGTTCGCCGCATCGGCATAGGTCTCGCCGACATAGCGCAGCCCCGCCCCGACGGACGCGCCCTGCAGCGGCCCCTGCCGGACCTCGTAATGCCCCCAGAGCGAGGCCAGATGTTCCGGGCTGCCGGTCGGCCGGTTCCCGCGCGCAACGGGATCCGTACTGCCGGTGACTTCGAGATCGTTGGCGCTGTAGCTCGCCGTCAGCCGGAACGCGGGCGAGATATTGGCACTGGCCGACAGCTCGAGCCCGCGCGAGGTCACCTCTCCGGTCTGGATGCGGTTCAGCGGCTGGTCGGGATCGGCGGTCTGCACATTGGTCTGCCTGAGATGATAAAGCGCGGCCGAAAAGAGCGCATCCATCCCCTCGGGTGCGTATTTGATGCCGATCTCGGCCTGCTTGCCTTCGGTCGGCTTGTAGGCATTGCCATAGAAATCCGTTCCGGCCACGGGCTGGAACGAGGTGCTGTAGCTGGCATAGGGGGCCAGCCTGTTACCCGCCAGCCAGGTCGCGCCGATGCGGTAGGTAAAGGCGTCGTCCTCCTGATGCGTGGAGGTTCCGGTCAGGCGATTGTCGGTATCGATGTCGGACCAGTCCTGCCGGGCACCGAAATCAAGCACCAACCTGTCATCCAGGGTGATCGTGCTTTGCGCATAAATCCCGATATCCTCGCCGGTCTGGTCGGTACTCGCAAAGGGCGTCGTCGCGGAGAAGGGCGCCGAATGAACCGGATCGTAGATGTCGATATCTGCGGCGCTGCCATAGTTGAGGTAATAGTCCTCCTCCGTCTTGCGATAGGACAGGCCGATGACGGAGGTGCCGGTCACGCGCCCCTGCCCCCAATCCGCGCGCAGGTTGATGTCGCTGGCGAAGACATCGCCATCGATGCCGAACTCATAGGCGGTCCGGTTCAGACTGCGCATGTCGGAAGCCAGCGACATCCCGGAAAAGGTCCGGGTCATCAGCTCGTTGCGGGTGTAGCGCGCGCGGGCCTCGAGGCTCCAGACATCCGTGAAGCGATGGCTGAATTCGAGGCCGAGATTGGTCTGCTCGTTGGTGTTCTCGAGCCCGACACCGTCAAGATAGGTATTCCGGGCAATATCGCCATTGGGATTGTCCAGGAGCGTCCCCTGGATCGGCAGGAAGGTGCGCGGCGGCCCGATCTTGTCCTTCGAATAGGACCCGAGAAATGTCAGGCTGGTATCGTCACTCGGAGCCCATGTCAGCGACGGCGCGAGATAGGTGGTATCGTCCGGCACCTGATCATATTGGGTGCCGCTGTCGCGACGCAGCGCAACCAGCCGGCCCCGCAGCGTGTTCTCGGCATCGAGCGGCCCCGAAACATCCAGCCGGGCCTCCGTCTTGTCGAAGCTTCCGAAGGACAGGCCGACTTCCCGCCGCAGCTCGGAGGTGGGGCGCTTGCTGATCGCGTTCATCACCCCGCCGGGCGAATTGGCGCCGTAAAGCACCGAGGCGGGGCCCTGCAGCGTCTCCACCCGCTCCAGCCCGAACGGCTGATAGCGGATAAAGGACTGCTGGGTCGTGGACCTCAGCCCATCCAGCAATGTGCCGGTCGGTCCGACCGCAAACCCGCGCTGGCTGAAATAGTCGAAGCGCTGCGACGCCGCGCCGTTGGACGCGAAGACACCGGGCATGTAGCCCAGCACATCCGTGACCGTCTCGACCCCGCGATCCTCCGTCTCCTGTCGTCCGGCCACGTGAACGGTCTGTGCGGTCTCGAGGATCGGCGTCCCGGTCTTGCCGCCGGTGCTGCTGCTCTGGGCGACATATCCGGTGACCGGCCCATCCTCGCGTTCCGCAAAAAGCAGGATCGGATCGAGGATGACGGCATCGCCATCTCGGGGCGTCCCGGCCGTGGCGAGCACCGGGGCAAGCACCGGTGCGGACAGCGCCGCAATCGTCGTCACATATACCCCGGATTTCCCCCGGATACGCTCAAGGAACGGACGCACCATTTCCAACCCAACCTTAGTTGATAATTTTACTCAGTTTAGCTACTCCCATGGGCAAGACCCGGTCACAACGCCCTGCACTTTCGCTGGCGTGACTGTTTCTTTCGATCCTGACCCCGAAACCGCCCTCGCCGCCGCCACGGGCTCCGAGTTGCGACATGCCTGCCAGCCCCCAGACCTTCCGCCGCCTGTCCGATATCGATCTCGCCCACGGCACCCTGCGCCCCGCCGCCGATGCCGGTTGGGAAACCGAACGGCTTCACCAGGGCCTGAAGGTCATCCTGCTGCAAAGCGGAGAGATTCATTGCAAGCTGCCCGCGCAGCGGCAGCTCCGCTTTGACGTGCCCTGTCTGTGCCTGATCTGGAACCGGGAACCGCATGAGGGGCTGCAACGCTTCGTGCCCGGCACAGAGATCCGACACATCCAGGTCGCGCTTCCGCCCGATACCTTTTCGGGCCGGGACATTCCGGATCAGCTGCAGCAGCCCGGCAACGGTCCGGGCCTGCAATCGCTGCCTCCCTCGCCGGGCATCCTTTCGCTGGCAAACCGTCTGCGGCACTGCGATCTCACAGGGCCGGAGCGAAGCCTCTTTCTGTGCAGCCAGGCGCTGGAATTTGCCGCCAGCGCCCTGTGCATCCTGCAAGAGCGTGTCGGACCCCCGGGACTGCCGCGCCGGCAAAGGCACGAGGATGCGGCCGTGCAGCGGGCCGCTGAGCTGCTGGAGCAGGAACTCGCCGCACCCCCCGGCCTGGCGGAAATGGCGCTTCGTGTCGGGCTCAACCGGCGGAAGCTGTCATCGGGCTTTCAACGGATGTTCGGACAGAACTTTTCCGAATATATCGCGGCTTTGCGACTGGATCGCGCCTATCAGATGCTCGAGACCGGGAACCTGCAGGTGGCACAGGTCGCCTATAATGTCGGCTACACGCCGGCCCATCTTTCGGTGGCATTTCGCAAGCGCTTCGGTATTTCTCCCAAAGAGATGCGCTGCTGAGGCATGGCGGCATCCGCCCCGACAACGTCCTGTGTCGGGAAGAACTGGCTGGCCAGGTGTCTGATCCCGGGTTTTGATGCTGCGATCTGTTCGCAGGAGTGGCTGGCCAGCCCTACACGCCTTGACCATGCCTCGTGCTGCACCGGGCATGACCGACACGCGGTGCGAGCAGAGGTGGGTCCGGTCTTTCGACCTTTTGCGGCCGGGCCGGGCTATGCCATCCGTTGCATGCCAAACGGCGATCTTCAGGGGCGGTGTCCGGCTGCCCCAGGCCTCGTCCGGCGGCCGGGCCCGTCCATCGCGACCTTCCCCTTCGCGTTTTGCAGCATGCCGGAGACGGCGATGCCGGTGAAGTGAGACCCGATCAGCGTTGATATGTCCGGCCTGCCGTATTTCGCCAGCGCATCCATCGTGTTCGACAACCGTCAGTTCGACCGTTTCCCGCCACGTCAGTCCATGACGGCCATGAGGGAGAGAAATCCACGACGCATCGGGATGCAACTGATGCCGGCAGACCAGACCCGATTGGGCCGCGCGATGGACACGTCTATCAAAAGACATGAGTATATCTTGTGCCCAGGGGTCTTGCCCCGCCCCCCTGCACCACCGGCTTCATCAGCCGCCTGACGCGATGACGCCCGCAGTTGCGCCCTTCACCCTGCATGTGGAGGGCCATCCGACACTACCCGTAGCAGGGCGTCTCCGGGAATTGACCGTCGATGATCGCCATGGCGGCAAGGGGCTCGGAGCTTGCACCGCGCGGCTGGTTGCCCGCTTTTCGTCGACAAGACCTGCCGATAGCGGCCGTTCAGCGCTTGATCGAAAGCTGGCCTGTCAACTCTCGATCGTCAAGATCGGCTTGACAGCTCTCACCGCTGCAGATCCGGGCACGCGCCAGTCGAACCGATGAGAAAACCGGTCTCCAGCGGATGCGGGGCCGGGGACCGCTATCCGCCGATATTGTTGAAAAACACCCGCTGCGCCCGAGAAGCCATCTTGGGTTGGA is part of the Rhodovulum sp. MB263 genome and encodes:
- a CDS encoding TonB-dependent siderophore receptor — encoded protein: MTTIAALSAPVLAPVLATAGTPRDGDAVILDPILLFAEREDGPVTGYVAQSSSTGGKTGTPILETAQTVHVAGRQETEDRGVETVTDVLGYMPGVFASNGAASQRFDYFSQRGFAVGPTGTLLDGLRSTTQQSFIRYQPFGLERVETLQGPASVLYGANSPGGVMNAISKRPTSELRREVGLSFGSFDKTEARLDVSGPLDAENTLRGRLVALRRDSGTQYDQVPDDTTYLAPSLTWAPSDDTSLTFLGSYSKDKIGPPRTFLPIQGTLLDNPNGDIARNTYLDGVGLENTNEQTNLGLEFSHRFTDVWSLEARARYTRNELMTRTFSGMSLASDMRSLNRTAYEFGIDGDVFASDINLRADWGQGRVTGTSVIGLSYRKTEEDYYLNYGSAADIDIYDPVHSAPFSATTPFASTDQTGEDIGIYAQSTITLDDRLVLDFGARQDWSDIDTDNRLTGTSTHQEDDAFTYRIGATWLAGNRLAPYASYSTSFQPVAGTDFYGNAYKPTEGKQAEIGIKYAPEGMDALFSAALYHLRQTNVQTADPDQPLNRIQTGEVTSRGLELSASANISPAFRLTASYSANDLEVTGSTDPVARGNRPTGSPEHLASLWGHYEVRQGPLQGASVGAGLRYVGETYADAANTITVPDFTLVDLALSYDFGARDPRFDGVGLQLRVSNLFDKEYYSGCSARSCTEGFERRVSAALTYQW
- a CDS encoding helix-turn-helix domain-containing protein, whose translation is MPASPQTFRRLSDIDLAHGTLRPAADAGWETERLHQGLKVILLQSGEIHCKLPAQRQLRFDVPCLCLIWNREPHEGLQRFVPGTEIRHIQVALPPDTFSGRDIPDQLQQPGNGPGLQSLPPSPGILSLANRLRHCDLTGPERSLFLCSQALEFAASALCILQERVGPPGLPRRQRHEDAAVQRAAELLEQELAAPPGLAEMALRVGLNRRKLSSGFQRMFGQNFSEYIAALRLDRAYQMLETGNLQVAQVAYNVGYTPAHLSVAFRKRFGISPKEMRC